In the Prosthecomicrobium sp. N25 genome, one interval contains:
- a CDS encoding ArsR/SmtB family transcription factor translates to MLTTTPDDLRLLEDKAEEASRLLKLIANDRRLLILCRLIGEGEMTVTAMAEAVGLGQSALSQHLARMRDERLVTYRREGTTLYYRIADPKVERVIALLKELYCTPLN, encoded by the coding sequence ATGCTGACAACAACTCCGGACGACCTGCGCCTCCTGGAAGACAAGGCCGAGGAGGCCTCCAGACTGCTCAAGCTGATCGCCAACGACCGCCGGCTCCTGATCCTCTGCCGGCTGATCGGAGAGGGCGAGATGACCGTCACGGCCATGGCGGAGGCGGTCGGGCTCGGCCAGTCGGCCCTGTCCCAGCATCTCGCGCGGATGCGCGACGAGCGGCTCGTGACGTACCGGCGCGAAGGCACCACTCTCTACTATCGCATCGCCGATCCGAAGGTGGAGCGCGTCATCGCGCTCCTGAAGGAGCTCTACTGCACGCCGCTCAATTGA
- a CDS encoding tetratricopeptide repeat protein — MSRTTPKTSLALALILAAGVALGGCARRAADSDTTGSVSPQTETAIRANVDSWAKRYASSPDDTATVLGYAQALRQNGQTQQAVEVLRTAMVQHGKDPQMASAYGKALAANGDFEAALKVIRGANPLTNPDWRLLSAEGAILDQVGNPAEARRVYETALKIAPEEPSILNNFGLSYLLSNEPQKAEEMLRRAAASPRADSRIRQNLALALGVQGKFGEAETVARAELSPEQAEANLAYLRSMLTQQNTWRAIKQADSGKPKS, encoded by the coding sequence GTGTCGCGGACGACCCCGAAGACCTCCCTCGCGCTCGCCCTGATCCTCGCCGCCGGCGTCGCGCTCGGCGGATGCGCCCGCCGGGCCGCCGACTCGGACACGACAGGCAGCGTCTCGCCGCAGACCGAGACCGCGATCCGGGCCAATGTGGACAGCTGGGCGAAGCGCTACGCGTCGAGCCCCGACGACACCGCGACCGTGCTCGGCTACGCGCAGGCCCTGCGGCAGAACGGCCAGACCCAGCAGGCCGTCGAGGTGCTGAGGACCGCGATGGTCCAGCACGGCAAGGACCCGCAGATGGCGTCGGCCTACGGCAAGGCGCTCGCCGCCAACGGCGACTTCGAGGCGGCCCTGAAGGTGATCCGCGGCGCCAACCCGCTGACCAATCCCGACTGGCGGCTCTTGTCGGCGGAGGGTGCGATCCTGGACCAGGTCGGCAACCCTGCCGAGGCCCGGCGCGTCTACGAGACGGCGCTGAAGATCGCCCCGGAGGAGCCCTCGATCCTCAACAATTTCGGCCTCTCCTATCTCCTCTCCAACGAGCCGCAGAAGGCCGAGGAGATGCTGCGCCGGGCGGCCGCGAGCCCCCGGGCTGACAGCCGCATCCGCCAGAACCTGGCGCTCGCGCTCGGCGTCCAGGGCAAGTTCGGCGAGGCCGAGACGGTCGCCCGCGCCGAGCTCTCGCCCGAGCAGGCGGAGGCCAACCTGGCCTATCTGCGCTCCATGCTGACCCAGCAGAACACCTGGCGGGCCATCAAGCAGGCCGACTCCGGCAAGCCGAAGAGCTGA